In Lolium rigidum isolate FL_2022 chromosome 3, APGP_CSIRO_Lrig_0.1, whole genome shotgun sequence, the genomic window GCACCGAATTACAATTAATCCTAGCGCACTAAATTACAATTCATAACCTACTATTTCAGATCCATAGAAACACCAAACGAGATCTAGAGAGAGAGAACCAAACACCATCTTGATTGAGATGAGGCGGATGAGAAGGATAGGATGGAGGATCGTTGTTGGAAGATGCATACCCTTGAGAGGAGAGTCAACACGCAGTTACCGGCGCCCAGATGTCGTTGCTGTGGGTGGCCATGGTGCTAGGGAGGCGTCGACAGAGGCCGAGCTCGTCGCGTGGCCCATCTCTGCATCTTGTAGCCGGCTGcttagagagagaggggaggtgaGATGGGAAAGAGAGAGATCTGAAAAAGGTGGAGAGGCTAGGAGGCGTACCTGCGGGCGAACGTTGCTGCTGGTAGCCATGGAGGCGGGGACATGCCATCGAAGGCCGAGCTTATCGAGCCCCTCCGGTCCAGATCCTCGTCGAGGGGAACAACAACGACGACCCAACGAGATTGCTGGCTAGGGTTTTGAGGAGGGGAGCAGGAGATGGACTAGGTAAGGGGACAAAAGGAGGCGTAACCATGGGGAAACCCCATCTCTCTCCATGGCCAACGAGGGAGGGGAGCTTCCATGACCGGCGTGCCCCATACCCGGCGACAAAGGGCAGGCCGCcgcgcagcggcggcgccatCCTCTGTCCACAGCTACCTAACCCTAATTTGGCAATGAAATATCGATTTTGCCCCTGTTACCCTAGCAAAACCACGATATAGCCACCGCCGCGTCTCTCCCCTCTCTTTCCACCTCGCACGGAGCAATACTTACACACGGTCGCTGACAAGCGGGGCCACATGAAAAGCAGGTCCACAAATCAGTGAGCCAGACTAGGATGTCTAGTGGTATGGGAATTTAGCGGTCATACAAAAGGACGGCCAGGATCAGTTTCGCAGCTGCATCGGACGGCGCAGACCACGAACGCTTATTTTCCGTCCTTTATAAAATCCCCACCAAACCAGACCAAGAGCCCACACTCCACAAGCCAGGAAAAAAATCGGTCGCGTCGCGTGAGGAGAAGGGAAGCCAGGCGAAAAAGGTAGGGGCTCCCCCGCTAATCCTATCCGAAATTCCAATTCCCCGCTATTTTGGACGCGGGatccgcccgattcgcgccccgaTCTGCTCTGATTCGGCGGATTTGGTCTCGTTTTCGACAGGTCGCGTTCGAAGCGGAGCGGAGCAGAGGAGATGGCCGGGAAGGGAGGCAAGGGCTTGCTCGCGGCCAAGACGACGGCGGCCAAGACTGCGGAGAAGGACAAGGGGAAGAAGGCCCCCATCTCGCGCTCCTCCCGCGCCGGCCTGCAGGTGAGCGACCTCGCGACCTCGCTTTGCTTTGCTCTGCTTTGACCGCCCCCGTACGCGGGCTTAGATTTGGTTTGAATTCGAAGCGTCCAGCTCGCGCTTGCCGTCCGGCCGTGGTATTCTAGTGGTTTCGCGGCTGGCCGGCTCTAGGGCACGCGTCTTGGTAGCTGCAGAGAGGTGATTGCGCGCTGTTTAGTTCGTTAGGCTCGGCATGGGTTAGGTTCTTGCGTGGATTGTATGATCTGCTGTGCGCACCAGTTTGGGTGGGGTTTTAGAGGTTCAAGAAGTCGTGTAGTCTCCACTTAATATTTGTAGATCTGGAGAAGCATTTGGTCTGTCTAGCTGTGTTTAGTGGGCTGGAGTTTCCATCACGATCATGTCTATTCGATTTGGTCGTGGGCGCTTCTATTGGGATCAGAAGTTTTGAACTGTTTACCTTTTCGTCTTAGCAGTGGTTTTGGTTCGTGATGGTAACATGAGCTAATAGAGTGGTATACTTTAGATGATTGTAGATTTTGTGATGGGTACAGTTCATTGTCCATTTGGTCTGTAGATGGGTGGTGAGGCTGCAGTGCTGTTACCAGTAATGATTGTAGGAGACTGGAAGTTGGGGAATATGGATAGAGATCATGCCACTGCGTGTTAACTATCTTGGGTGTATGTAAGGGTGGGGCGTTGAGCTGTTGAGGCTGTTGAGTTGTTAGAGAGGAAGGCGCTGATCTTGGGCTCTGGGACCACCTGTGGTACTTGACCTGCCCTAGGAGGCGCAGTTACTATTTTGAACTTTCAAGGCATAGACTACTCCACTTCGTCCTAGTTTCACTGTGTGTATGTATATGCTGTTGTAAAATCATTCTCAAGTCATAACCCACTTTAACTGTGTTTAATCTTCTTGGCATCATGTACTACTCAAACAAGGATAGCTTGTTAACATATGCTGGTCTGTGACGCTGACTTGTGTGTCATGCCTTTTGCTGTTGCATCTGTTTTGCAGTCCACTTCAAGTAGGTGATTGGACCATGtggtcaattggtccatggtagtGTTTAAATTTACGAATATCTTCTTATTGACTTTGCATTTTGCAGCTTGAGTGCCTAAGTTTGTGGGTCCCGTTAGTCAGATGTTTCAGAAAATCCTGCTAAGACGCTTCAATTTGGGTGTTTGCATGCTTTGATTACTGGTGTATAAACATGGTTGATTCTGTTATTGTTATGCAGTTTTTGTGCAGAGGAGTTTATTATATCTGATGATTTTGTGACTTgctcccctttctaatttttttgttatGCTGTATTACAGTTCCCTGTTGGCCGTATCCATCGTCAGCTGAAGCAAAGGACTCAGGCGAATGGCCGTGTTGGTGCTACTGCGGCTGTCTACTCTGCTGCTATCCTGGAGTACCTGACTGCTGAGGTTCTTGAGCTGGCCGGCAACGCTAGCAAGGATCTGAAGGTGAAGCGTATCACCCCTCGCCATCTTCAGCTGGCCATCCGTGGAGATGAAGAGCTCGACACCCTCATCAAGGGTACCATCGCTGGTGGAGGTGTGATCCCGCACATCCACAAGTCCCTCATCAACAAGTCTTCCAAGGAGTGAAGAGAATAGCAAAGGAGTATCTTAGCTTAAATCGAGACATTCCCTCACTCCGTGTGGGATGAGTTTATCTTCATATCGTTTAGCTTATTAGCTATGCTTCCAGATCGAAGTAATCCATCTGTGTAATGCTTCCCTGGTACTGCTTCCGTTATTTGGACCATTGGATTTGTGTTCGTTTGTTGACTTTGTGATAGACCCTGAATGCAAAACTTCTTAAAATGTTTTGAGTAGTTGTTGGCTGTCTTCTATTCCAGTTGTCTGCATCTGCTTTTCCTTCTTGGATTACTGTTTTTCTTTATGATTTCTGGAGTATAGCTCAGTGGAATGTGGATTTGGTGGAGTTCAAATACACAGAGCTGGACGGTGCAATATCTCACTGCGAATCAGGAGGGAACTGAGGGATGTACACTGATTGCAGACAGCTGTTGCAGCTCTACGACTTCGgaatgttgttgctgctgctgcagtGTGCGTGTAGTGAACATGCCTGATCCGAATCAGATGCAGCGATCATCACTGACGCACAATTGCTGTTTGCTTGACTTCTGCGAAGAGTCAAGACTGCAACAGGTGAGTATCATTGTTATTATACGCTTGTATCTGACTGGATTCAGCATTCCAGCTTAGACATGAGGCAGATGTGGTCAGTCTGTTGATTCTTTTAATGGCATCGGCTAAAGGAGTGTACGCCTCCTTTCGCAAGTCGCAGCTTCCTAGCGCCAATGAATGGCATTCTCTTGGTTGCAGTTTCACTCACTTTTCACCACCGTCAGTCCAACAGGGCCTTGCGTGGCAGGAGCTGCACACCAGCCATGTTTCACTGACTAGTGAGATTGCTGTGGTCGCTGTCCTGAGCACGTAGCGGGAATGGCATGGAAAGCGCAGGAAACGTCTAGGAAAACAAGTAGACCCCCAAGTTTTTCCACAAAGCGCGCCGCCCAGCGTCCACAGCGCATTTGAGTAATTGTTGGCCGTCTCCTATTTGGACCATTGGATTTGTGTTCGTTTGTTGACTTTGTGATAGACTCTGAATGCAAAACTTCTTAAAATGCTTTGAGTAATTGTTGGACGTTTCCTGTTCGAGTTGTCTGCATCTACTTTCCTTCTTGAGTTACTATTGTTCTGATTTCTGGAGTATAGCTCAGTGAAAGGCAGAACTGAAGGGGCTCACATAGACGATCATAGAGTTGTGTGATTGGTCTGCGAGCCAGGAGGGAAGTATACTGACTGCAGATACCTGTTGCAGGTCTAGGACGGTGGAACGTTGATGCTGCTGCTGCAGCAGTAAGCTGCTATGTGAGCAATGTGCATGCCTGATCCTAAGCAGATGCAGTGATCATCAGTGATGCACAACTGCCGTTTCCATGTCAGCTGTTTCCTATTATCAGTTTTGGCAGGCCCCTATTCCAGTTATCTGCATCATCTTTCCTTCTTGGCCTACCGTTTTTGTTCTAATTTGTCGAGTACAGCTCAGCTGATGGCCGAGTTGAAGAGGCTCAGATACACATAGCAGGCCATGAAATTTCTCGCGAGTCAAGAGCAAAGTATGCTGATGCAGTTGGCCGCTGCAGGTCTACGACTGGAATGTTGCTGCTGCAGCAGTGTGCTGCTGCGTGTGCAGTACACACGCCTGATCCGAAGCAGTTGCTTTAAATTTGATCATCAATGACGCACAATTGCTGCTCGCTCGAGCAGTTTCCCGACGGCTTGTGCAACAGATTCCCTAAATACCTATCATTGTTATTTTACACTTGAAGCTGACTGTATCCAGCTTAGACATGAGGCGGAAGTCGTCAGTCTGCTTATATATCTTATAATCGCCGCAGCTAACGAGCATCCATCCCCTTTTCCCAGGTCACAGCTGCTACCTCAAGGTTTAATCCATTCCGTTGCAGGTCAAATCCTGACATCTGTAACCAAACATACTGTCACTCTCCCCTCTTTGGACAATGGCACCTCTGTGTTCGTGTCATTCTCCTGCCGCAATTTCGCTCACTTTTCACCACCGTCAGTCCAACGTGGCCTTGCGTGGCAGGACTTGCACACCTGTACGCGCTTCTCCTCGTGACCATTTTGCCATGTCTTCTGTTCCTTCATAAAACTGAAACTTATAGATTAGTGAGATTAAGAGGGCTTTTCCTAGCTTTCGCACAGTTTTTGATGGGCGTGATGCAAACAAGGCTGCCCATTTGTGTGCTAAACGAGCTAGTTCACATAGGACATGTCTGTGGACTTTCTCACTGATACTCTTAGGAGTGATTGTGATGCCATccattaatcaataaagctctccGAATTCCTAAAAATATACTGAAACCAAAGGCACATGCTTCACTGTCTGCTGAAACTGTACCGGTCTCTGTCGAGAGCTCCGAGCGGGGATGGCAGGGAAAGCGCAGGAAATGGCTTGGAAAACCGGGAGACCCCGCTCCAAGTTTTTCCACAAAGCGCGCCGCCCAGCGTCCACAGCGCGTGTGCCCGTCTATGTCTCCGAGGACACCGAGGTCTTCTTTATCTACCCCCTCTTACCCCCATTGGCACGCTAGGATGCTTCCACCCTGCTTCCCTCCTCTGCTCTGctctcctctccttatatttgcTCTTGCTGGCTACTGTGACTCAGCTTTCTACTTCTTCCCCTCCTCGCCCACAACTCGCTTCCACTCCAAGAACAACTTGCCTGCAGCTTTCTTACATTCAGAGATTGCATGGAAGGGCTGACGGGCGAGCAGATGTTGGCGTTCAAGGAGGCCTTCTCCCTCTTCGACAAGAACGGCGacggtctgtttgtttgctttccgTTACCCTCTCCTTGATCGATGGACCATGCCTTCTTGCTTATTCGGATACAGTTTTTGTTGAGATTGTTTCGGTGCAGCGATGCTAGTGCCTATTAGTTTGGGTATCCTTGTTTTTTCTTGGTTGATCTTTTTAGCACAGAATCATAATAAGTTCGGTAACGTGTTTCTACTTGCCTAGCATATGACCTGTAGAGCAGTGGGTGGAATTTATAgtgctccctccgtccataaaaggatttgggagatttgtctaaatttagatgtatctatacactaaagagtgtctagaaatatttaaatttagatagaCTTGCGGCATTCTTTTATGAAAACAAGTAGTATTTCTTTGAAAGTCCAGGGATAGGGGGTTCGGTGCCGTACGACTAGT contains:
- the LOC124704284 gene encoding probable histone H2A variant 3; amino-acid sequence: MAGKGGKGLLAAKTTAAKTAEKDKGKKAPISRSSRAGLQFPVGRIHRQLKQRTQANGRVGATAAVYSAAILEYLTAEVLELAGNASKDLKVKRITPRHLQLAIRGDEELDTLIKGTIAGGGVIPHIHKSLINKSSKE